NNNNNNNNNNNNNNNNNNNNNNNNNNNNNNNNNNNNNNNNNNNNNNNNNNNNNNNNNNNNNNNNNNNNNNNNNNNNNNNNNNNNNNNNNNNNNNNNNNNNNNNNNNNNNNNNNNNNNNNNNNNNNNNNNNNNNNNNNNNNNNNNNNNNNNNNNNNNNNNNNNNNNNNNNNNNNNNNNNNNNNNNNNNNNNNNNNNNNNNNNNNNNNNNNNNNNNNNNNNNNNNNNNNNNNNNNNNNNNNNNNNNNNNNNNNNNNNNNNNNNNNNNNNNNNNNNNNNNNNNNNNNNNNNNNNNNNNNNNNNNNNNNNNNNNNNNNNNNNNNNNNNNNNNNNNNNNNNNNNNNNNNNNNNNNNNNNNNNNNNNNNNNNNNNNNNNNNNNNNNNNNNNNNNNNNNNNNNNNNNNNNNNNNNNNNNNNNNNNNNNNNNNNNNNNNNNNNNNNNNNNNNNNNNNNNNNNNNNNNNNNNNNNNNNNNNNNNNNNNNNNNNNNNNNNNNNNNNNNNNNNNNNNNNNNNNNNNNNNNNNNNNNNNNNNNNNNNNNNNNNNNNNNNNNNNNNNNNNNNNNNNNNNNNNNNNNNNNNNNNNNNNNNNNNNNNNNNNNNNNNNNNNNNNNNNNNNNNNNNNNNNNNNNNNNNNNNNNNNNNNNNNNNNNNNNNNNNNNNNNNNNNNNNNNNNNNNNNNNNNNNNNNNNNNNNNNNNNNNNNNNNNNNNNNNNNNNNNNNNNNNNNNNNNNNNNNNNNNNNNNNNNNNNNNNNNNNNNNNNNNNNNNNNNNNNNNNNNNNNNNNNNNNNNNNNNNNNNNNNNNNNNNNNNNNNNNNNNNNNNNNNNNNNNNNNNNNNNNNNNNNNNNNNNNNNNNNNNNNNNNNNNNNNNNNNNNNNNNNNNNNNNNNNNNNNNNNNNNNNNNNNNNNNNNNNNNNNNNNNNNNNNNNNNNNNNNNNNNNNNNNNNNNNNNNNNNNNNNNNNNNNNNNNNNNNNNNNNNNNNNNNNNNNNNNNNNNNNNNNNNNNNNNNNNNNNNNNNNNNNNNNNNNNNNNNNNNNNNNNNNNNNNNNNNNNNNNNNNNNNNNNNNNNNNNNNNNNNNNNNNNNNNNNNNNNNNNNNNNNNNNNNNNNNNNNNNNNNNNNNNNNNNNNNNNNNNNNNNNNNNNNNNNNNNNNNNNNNNNNNNNNNNNNNNNNNNNNNNNNNNNNNNNNNNNNNNNNNNNNNNNNNNNNNNNNNNNNNNNNNNNNNNNNNNNNNNNNNNNNNNNNNNNNNNNNNNNNNNNNNNNNNNNNNNNNNNNNNNNNNNNNNNNNNNNNNNNNNNNNNNNNNNNNNNNNNNNNNNNNNNNNNNNNNNNNNNNNGATCAAGTTTTGAACTAAGGATGGCAAATGAACAATCAAACTATCAACCTTAAGCTTAGACACGATTCTAAACAAACTCTATGTCTAGATGAATGTTCATTTACTAACACATTTCAAACAACAAATGTCTTTGGTTGAATAATATGGAAGCAATCATTACTAACAGGTCTAAGGCTATCTTAGCACTTCTAACAACAAATGTCTTTGGCAAAATATGCTAAAAGCTTAGAAGAGTTGTTTCATGCATTTCATCGAACACCTTTTGGGTGGGAAATGCCTAAAGATCAACTTTTGAGAAGCTAACTCAGAAGATGCATTATGATTACTCTACTAGGTTTTGGAATGATCTACTCTAAAACATCTTAGCTCTAACCTAATCACCCTTAATCTTTCTAACCCATGAATTCAAATGGTGATTACTCACTACTCTTCATGATTCCTCTTAAACCCATCTTGGATTTCAGATTAATCATACAGAGGGATACAACAACGAATTGGAAAACACAGAATTGCAATAACTAGATGAACATAGATGATTCAAGAGATGAACTTTCCAAAGGTTTTTCTTAGAACAAAAGTTAATCTGTCTGGTGGCTGCCAAAAAAATACTTAAAATATAGGTTTTCAGAAGTAAAAACGTGCATAATGAAATGAGATCCAAAGCAATTACGAATAATTTCATTCTCATTAACATACCTTTATTAAAATTTAAATCAAAACCATGTTATTAATCATATTAAGCTCATTAATCTTGTATTTATCATATTCTTGAAAACTCATTGAAAGTGTACTAAACACTCTCAACTTTTTAATACAGTTTAGCCCCCAAAAAAACTTTGTAATTCAGTAATTCGCAAAACATGACAAATCCATAGTTGGATCCATCTTTTAAACCAGATCACTAGTTGTTGTTTTGTTTCCTCATAGATTATATAATATATTAAAAGAACAATATACAAACGTCTTTATTCATCTTCCTTCATCGAAACTATTTGTAATGAATAACAGGTGCGTTAGAATTCGGATCCTACACACCTCCTTCCTTCAAATACTCCATATACCTAGCAAACTCCGGTTTTGCCGTCGCCAAGTTCTTCTTCGTTGCCTTCTTCTTCTTCTTTTGGAAACGAACGTCGAAGAAACTTAGCAAAGGATGAACAGAACCACCGCTTGGTTTCACCATCGGCGTCTTCTTCACCTCTTGAACCAGGTTTCTTGAATTACCATAAACACTACCCGGAACGCTCGAGACCCTCTTCAAACTAGGTTCTTCTTCCCCGAGCTTTTTGTAGCCCCCGTGGATCTTCCGAGTGCTCATAGCTCTAAACATGATCGTATTTTGTTGGTTAGGTGTGTTCTTGAATCTTTCTGATGGTGTTTATTTAAGTAAGTAGGCCAGGTATGAAAAATAGTAGATCTATTGACTTTTATATTTGTGTAGATCTCTACAACTAACTAAATTAAATATGTGCATAATTTAATGAAAACCATGTGTTAGTGTTACACCCACATGATGTATACATCTCGTCCCTATTTAATCGCCGGTCAAGTGTGTTTTATGCTGACTATTACGTTTACATCTTTTAGACAATTCAAATGGACAATGGCTTAAGAGTTTAGGCTAACTTGTCTTGTCTCATCCAAGAAGTTATTAATATTCCTGGAACGAAGAAAAAACATTGCAACTTTGTCAAAAAAAAATTACAAGATCAAAGGAGATCTTTCAGAAATCCATTTTCAAAGTGATATCTAAAGCACTTGTTTCCAAGCACACGTAAAGTCTAAATGGACTGACCGACTGAATTGATCATGTAATCATACTATTCTTGTTCAGAACCCTTTTAAAACGTTAGACTTGGTCATATATCCTTTTTTTTTATGTCAACTAAAACCCATATAAACTAGACTTGGTCTTATATCTATCTATTTGTGTTTTGTCATCATCTTAGCTAGGATTGTGAGACGGAGAGTAGAATAGAAGTAAAGAGAAAGAAGATCCTTTCATTTCTCTCTCTTCTTCGTTCTTTCCTCAAAATCCTTCACGGAGAAGAAGATGAGATGAAGCTTTTGTCTGTCGTCGTTCCTCTTCGGTGACTGGTGACTCCGGTATATCTCAGTCGGTTTGACGAGTATATCCGGCATCTGTTGCTGGCGGCTCGCGTTCACCTTGACGGAGATGTCCGGCTTTGTTTCCGCGTCGCGCTCTTCTCGATGGCGACGGTGGCTTCTCACCGGGATTCCCGGTTATCGTTGGTTGACGCTTCCGTTTGTTACTCGATCAACCGTCTCTCTTCTCACATCTCTGTTTGATGTTGGGTGGATTGTAGATGACTGAATTTTCTTTGAAGCGTCGATCTGGTGTGCGGCTAGGATATTTGGGAAGATCGCTCTGAGTGAGGCTTTCTTCATCATCCGTTTGATAGACTTCCGGTGGTTTACAGGAATCAGTTGAAAGACTTCCCCGTCGGTGGAAATTGGTGGTGGGTTCTCCGTAAAGCAACACGTGTCCTCGGCACTTCGAGTTTTGACGCGTGGATCGTCTCCGGTGAATGGAAAGCTCCGGCTTGAATCTCACGGCGGTGGTTTGGAGGAGGTGTTTGATGTTCTTGACGCGTGTCGTTTCCATTTTTTCTTCTCAATACACGTGGACAAGAAGATGACAGTGCTGGAACTACTTTCTTTTTTGGATGGTTTAGTTGGTGGGCCATGTATAGGCCTAGGGGTGTTATGTTGCCTTGTCTATGGGCCTTTCGTTTTCCCAAAAACTTGTTTTGGGCTGATGTAACTTTTTTGATCTTGTAATAAAATACCAGACGGAAAAAAAAAAGTAAAGAGAAAGAAGAAGAAGAAGAATACACACATGCAAAACAAATATATTCATAGACCAAACTATGACAATACAAAAAAATAGTGTTCCTTCAATGAAAGAATTTTCATATTATATTATTATTGGAATAGGAGTCGGCAAAGAATACGAAATCAACTAAAAAAAATCGTGTGGAAAAAAAAAGAAAAAGAAAAAGAAAAGATATGAACTTCAGTCGTATATAAATAAGGAGGCTCCTCAAGTGTAAAGAATCATCAACAATAATCTTGACAACTTTATACACAAAGCCGAGAAGTCTCATAAATATTTTTTGACGACTAAACTTTTTTTTTTTTTTTTAAAGAAGGATTAAACCTAGGTCAATTCATAAACTATACCTAACTTCTGGATGGCCTTGCATCCGAACACGCACAATTTAGGCGGCAAGGTGGCCAACAGGAATTGAAACCGGGACCGTATTGGGTTATTTTATCTTTCAAGTACCACTAGCCCAACCCACGTTGATTTTGACGACTAAACTTCCTTGTCATAAATTGCAATTTTGTTTGATCCCTATTCAAAAGGTGCGTAGGCAGTCTTTAACCATGTTCTACTATAATATATAAAAAAATCTTTTGTGTTCATTTGCCGAGTTTCGATCTCAATACGAATACGAAAACTCTTCCTACACTTTAAATTCTTTTATCACAATTTTGAATTCAACAACTTGCACTGAAAATATCTTCAAAGAAGGCTGATCTCAGCGCTAAAGAAACAATATGTTGCCAAAACAAGGTGTTGCATCATCCCGGTAATAACACACTGACATTGATGTCGATCATCATCTCGGCATGATATCACAACCAATTCGTTCAGAGATATCAATTTCTATAAATCAAGTAAAGATTGTATGCAAATAAAGAATAACTCTCTTTATTAATCTCTTAACGAAACTAACTCAAAACCTTAAGCTCTCAAACACATAATCTTGAGTTATGCAACAACCTTGTATCTTCTTATATAGAGAAATAGAAATCCTAAAACCATTAGACATCTTAGGTTTAGATAACTCCTAAACATAATAAACTTTCCTATTTTCCTAATCTATAACTCGGTAGGAAATAGTAACTTGTTTCACAAATTATTCCAAGCTTAATCCAACATTCTCACCCTTAAACTTGAACTTGAATTTCTTCACATCTTCAACTCTAATAAGACTCCTCATTTCTTTAAACCAATCTTCCCAGCGGCTTTGTTAGTATATCGGCTTTCTGTTCACTTCCCGAAACATGTTCAACTTCCACTTGCTCATTCTCAACGCATTCATGAATAAAATGAAATCTTCTATGTATATGCTTGCTTCGCCCGTGAAACACCGGATTCTTTGTAAGTGCTATTGCTGATTTGTTGTCAATCCGTACTGTTACCTTGTTGCATTCACTTCCGACCACTTCAGCTAGGAGTTCTTGAAGCCATATCGCTTGCTTTGCTACTTCCGTCGCTGCCATGAACTCGGCTTCACATGAAGATAGTGCAACAATCTCTTGCTTCGCCGAACACCATGTAATAGGGAACTTCTCAAAGTAGAACACATGACCTGTTGTTCTCCTACCATCATCTTCATCAGCATTTTGACTACTATCACTATAGCCTACCAAACTTCCACCCGTTGAGTGTTCGTATGATAGTCCATATGACATAGTCCCACGCAAATACCGCAAGAGTCCCTTCAATACTGCTCCATGCGACTCTCTTGGTTCCTGCATATAACGACTCAAAATTCCTACAACAAAAGAAAAATCTGGATGAGTATGAAGAAGATATCGAAGGCATCCAATGCTCCCTCTATTCTTCTTCTCATTGATCCGCTTCTCTTCAAGCCCCTTCGACATATTCAAGTTTTGTTCCATTGGTGTCTGAGAAGCATTACAATCATCCATACCTGCCTCTTCTAGGATCTTTTGCGCATATCTTCCCTGACACAAGATAATACCACCTTCATGTTGAAGCACTTCTATACCGAGGTAATAAGTTGACTTCCCAAGGTCACTCATCTCAAACTTCTAGACATCTCTTTTTTGAATTCGAGTATCATCTTAAGGTTAGATCCGGTGACCAAGAGATCATCGACATAAACCGCAATGATAAGAATACGATCGCTCTCCTTCTTAAAATAAAGAGAAGGTTCTTTAAAACACTTCTCAAAACCCATCTCCCTGAGAATCTTGTTAAGCTTTATATTCCAAGCTCTTGGAGCTTGCTTTAAACCGTAGAGTGCCTTGTTAAGCTTGTAAACTTTGTCCACACTGCCCTTTACCTCGAAACCTTCCGGCTGCTTCACATACACAACTTCTTTTAGGTCTCCATGAAGGAACGCGGTCTTGACGTTAAGGTGATGTATTTTCCATTGATTCGATGCAGCCAACACAATGATGAAGCGAACTGTCTCGATACGTGCAACTGGGGCAAAGACTTCCTCGAAATCAGCTCCATGCCTTTGGACATACTCTTTCACGACCAGCCTTGCTTTGTATTTATTCACACTTCCATCAGGATTTTTTTTTATCTTGAACACCCACTTTAGTCCAATTGGCTTAGCACCCTTGGGTAGATCAAACAAGTCCCACGTCTTGTTCTTTATGATGGACACAATCTCATCTTCGCATGCTAGTATCCAAACTTTAGAGTCCTTAGCCTCACTGATATCCCAAGCTTCCTCGTTGATCAAGATCAACAATCTCTCGCACTCAATGTCGGCAAGACATATGTAGTCGTTTAGATACTCTGGTGTCCTCCTTATCCTAGTTGATCTTCTTGTTTCACTTTGATCTTCCTCACCTTCTTCATCTTCCTCTGTTTCACCATGCGACGTAGCCTCTGCTTCACCGTCTTCATTTTGAACTTCATCAATATTCTCGGTTCCATTCATATCTCGAGTAGAACCATCATTATGATCGTCTTCATCTCTTTTCTCAACATACTTTCCAAAGCTTAACCTGAAACTTTTATGATCGTCATAGTTTCTTCTTTCTTTTTCGCCACTCCAGTTCCATCATTTATCTTCATCGAATATGAAATCTCTGCTGACAACAATTCTTCTATTAGTTGGATCAAAAAGTCGATAAGCTTTTGATCCATGTTATGTCTTAAGATGAAGCAGAGTCTTTGATCGATCATCTAGCTTTTTTTCTTCCATCTACCTCAGTTCTTGCATATCCTTTGTCTCTTGTTCAGCTTGTATTTTGAAGTTTCTAAACTTGTCAAACGCTTCACTTTTATCTTGTAGTAGAATCGTCCACATATACCGAGAATAATCATCAATGATCACGAAAGCATACTTCTTATGCGCTGGTGTAGAGGGTGTGATTGGTCCGCAAAGATCGCCATATACCAACTCTAGGACTTGTGTAGCTCGATATGTAGTTCCTTGTGGGAACGATTGTCGAGCTTGTTTACCACGTAAACACGAGACGCACATTTATTTCTCCCAAACAATCTTTGGTACGCCTACTACAAGTTCCTTATTAACCATCATCTTCATAGTCTCAAAGTTAATATGCCATAAACGTGCATGCCACGTAGTTGTATCTCCCATCGTTGCTAGCTGAAGAAATTCGACTCTCAACCTTTATGATGACTTTATATAATCGATTTTTAGATCTCCCCATTTTCAAAATTAGTTAACCGTTTCGATCATAAAAAGTCAATAGTTCATCTTTCATACGCACCTTGCACCCTGCCTCTGTAGCCTGACTGAGACTTATGATATTACTTCTTAGGTTAAGTATGAAGTATACATTGTGTAGAATTCTCTTGCCTCCTTCTTTAACTATAAAGCATACCGATCCCTTTTCTTTTATCTCTATACGAGAGTCATCACCAAATTGAACCATTCCCGTAGTAGTTTCATCGAGTTTGAAAAAAATACGAACGGTTCCCACTCATGTGGTTGCTGGCTCCGTTGTCGAGATACCACAAGTAAGTCACATTAAGGTCTGCTTCAAAGTTGTTTGGCTTTACCTTTTGCTCGTTAAGATACACCACCTTGTGCATCATTATATTATCAGCCTCTTGCGTGTCTTCTTCCTTTTCTCGACTACTTCTTGGAGTTTTAGTAGACGATCTGGACAAATTGATGCATAATGTCCTAATGTTTCACAACGATAACACATTACTTTAGATTCATCTCGCACATATCCGTTTTGGTAGTATCCAAAACGTCTGTGACCTCTTCCTCTCCAATTTGATCGACCTACTCTTCCTCTTCCTCTGCCTGATCCATAGTTTTCTTGATAGGGTTGTCGTGACTCGGTATTAGCATACATAAGCTTTCCTTGATCATCTTGTTCCTCTTCTTCTTCACCAATTCTTTCTTTGTATGCCTTTAGCCTTGATATCACTCAAACTACCCTAAGGAGTGATTGGTACTCTCTCAAATAAGATGTCGAGTTGTAGCACTTAGGGATAGAATTCACAGGGAACTAGGGCACACACTAGATCTAAATAGTTATTGGTTATACTTTCAGTCTGAACTGGTCCCATGAGATCAATGTGAACCAATTCTAGAATCTTCGTGGTTCTGATTTATGATAGTTGTTTGTGTTGCACTTTCACTTGTTTACCTTAGCAGCATACTTCACACACAATGTATGTGGATGATTCCAGTTTAGGCACTCCCCTTAGAACTCCTCCATTCATTAAGTGACTGAGTCCATGAATACTCATATGTCCCAGTTTTTGTGCTAAATATCCAATTGAGACTTAATTTTTCAGTAAACATACATTGGTACAAGGCATTTCACATATAAAAATTGTTTCCAGATCTGATTCCTTGGAACTTTACGTTTCTTCATTTATCAATGTCCTTGCAACTAGTTTTTTGTGAAAATGACAGTTAATCCTTCATCACACATATGACTGATACTAATGATATTAGCTTTAAGTCCTTCCACAAAGTAAACATTCACTAGGTGTGGTTGTACTGATTTTTCAATGACTTCAACCCCTTATATTTTTCCTTGTTTGTCATCTCCAGATGTAACTTTCCAACCTTTCATCAGATCAATCTCAGCCAGAATCTCCCGATTTTCAGTCATGTGTCGGGAACATCTACTATCGAAATATCAGTCATCAGATTTCATTGCTTCGTAAGAAGTATACGCAACCTTAGCACATTCTTCTTTGATTTCTTGATCTTCTGTGATTGATGCGTAGTCGGATACCAAATTCATGTTGCCCAGAGACTGTTTGTATGAGGAATCTATATCTTCATTAACTATCCATACTTTGCCAAACTTCTGCATTTCTACAAAACATTTTCCAGACCTCCAATCCTGATAATTTTCTTGAAGAATACATAGCAGTTTGATTTTATGTGGCCCACTCTACCACATACAAAACATATCATATGTTTTATCAGGTTCGGCTTTGATCTAGATTTTTTTCCTTGATGTGCATGTTCTAGTTTTGTCTTGGATGATTCAGTTTCTTAAGCTGTCTCTTTAGTCATATCACAATCCTCTGCTCGAACAAACACAGTTGTTGATAATTCGATACCATTGTATCCCATACTCCAGTTGATCTTTGAAGGTTGTCTAATTGGCAATATCTTGTCTAGATGCTTTGTCCCATGACTGAGTAACTGGATCTTTGGTGATTTTCTCAAAGATTTTGCTCAGGTTTCTGTGTTTTGGCTTGTGCTTCGATGTAAACTTCTTCATTTAATTGATCTTCTATTACTATGTTTTGAATTTTTGCTTCTGATAGTTCTTGCGAAAGATTGACCTTAGTTTTCTCTAAATGTTTTCTGCTCGGTTCATCCTTGTCTTTAGACGAGTGCTATTCTATTTCCAAGATGTTAATCTGAACTTTTAGCATTGTTTTTTTTCTTTCAGAAGCCTGAGATTTTTATGATTTATCTTAACTAAACGATCACAAAGTTCTTGATATTTCTTCTTTATATCAGTTTCCTTTTCAGGCTCGGAGTCGCTGACAGATATGCATTCCCTTTTTTTGTATTGATGTGAGATGATTCATCTTATCCATGTTCTCCCAAGATCTCAACATGTAAACAATATTTAGTACCGTGGAACTTGTCCGCTCTGATACCAAATGAAATACCTAGAATGTGGACAATCAAGATCTTAGAGATGATAATTTATTTTTCAACGAATAACTTCATTAAAAATTATTTGAACAAATTTAACAGTTTTGTTCAGTCAGATTTACGTGACTACACATATCTTGTCTATAACAACTGACCAATTCCTAACTACTGAACAGCCAAAGGTTCGAAACCTGGGATCCGGAACCTGGAAGCTGGAACCCGGAACCCAGAGGTTTGGCTTTTTCTTTTGGATGAATAGTAGCGGGAACATGTGTTCTCTGGCTTCTTTTACTCCCCTTTCTCCAAATGAGTAGAGGATATGAAGACCAGCATTCCTTGATGTAGAGTTAGCATTTTCTTTAGCTCCTTTGCAGGCGGCAGAGCAGCAGTGTTCCCAGCGCTTTGGGCGGGGTTCCTTTCGCGGAACAACTCCGATGGAATTTGACAAGTACTCTAAGGCATTATATCCATCTGGCTATCAGGCTTATCTCTTAAGGGTTGTCTGGTATGCCTGTAGTATTTCCAGGAACTCCTCTTCTGGCTCCTCCATCTTTTGGAATTCGTCAAAGTTGTAAAACCGGCCGGAGGATGTTGTGCCCTGCTTGAGGACCTCTTATCTTTCTCATACGTGGCGGAGTTGTAAGTCTGAATGCATTCCTGGTGTCTAGGGCTTGCTAGATTGTTAGTAGTGGATTGCCCATTGATATTGATGTTGGTGATGACTGCTCACGTTGGGCCCAAAGGTTGTAGAGGCTTGACATATAGTTAAGACCCGAAACCAGCAGGAACCAAATATTGTAGAGGTCGGCTTTGAGGTTGGGACCCGGAACCGGCAGGAACCAAATATTGTAGGGGTCTGATTTGATATTGAGACCTGGGACCGGCATGGACTAGTAGGAACTCATAGGTAATTCCAGCATTGAATCCAGCTACTGTTGTTAGCAATGTGTTATCCTCCCTTGAAGAGGTGTTCCCAGCTGCGTGAGATTTAGATCTGGTAAGAATGTATCGTTTCTTTCCCCCCAGGTGGCTGGGGTTGAGAGATTTTCGAGAGGATACACGTAATGTTTATCCTACCTATCACATCGTCACGTAGCATATGGAGGCGCATAGCCTAGATGGGCACGTAGCCTTGGGAGCACGTGGCTCTATTGGGATCATGGCCTAATGGGCACGTAGCCATGGGAGCACGTAGCTCTGTAGTGGGTAGGAGACATCTGTTCTAGAGGGCACATGGCCGGAAAAGATGGCAAACCTGTCGATTTGCTGCAGTGAGCATGATGTGTCGATGTGCTTCAGTGAGCATGGAGGGACCCTGCTGATGAGCTGGAGATCATGGCCTGAGCCAACAGATGGAGTTGTAGACGTGCTGCAATGAGCATAGGACTTCATCTGGTTGATAGTAATCGCTGAAATCAACCTATCATAGGCGTGTTGAAGAAGAAGATCTTCTAGGTATGGAGTATTGCTTTGGCGGCTGTGGAATTGGTGAACCCCCGTCATGGACGTGTCGGACCTCCCTTCTTTAGGTTTAGAAACCTATATTTATAGTGGAGGTCGTGCATCTCTCTCTTAGGATTTGGAAATATTCATTATATCCTTAGATAATAGAATATTTCCCATTTTCTTTTGGGATGTCATATGTATTGGAATACTTCCTTTTTCTCTTGGATATTGCGAGACTCATTCTTGCCCAAACTGGTTACCTTATTAAAGGAAGATTTCCATTTATTCTAAGGCATGACAAATCACTCGGCCTGGAAGCCGGAAGCCGGAGGCAGGACCTAGACCCGCCGGAGGCAGAGACACGAAACTTGGAGGCGGAAACCTGGATGCGGGAACCTGGAAGCCGGAAGCTGGAGTAATCTTTTCATGAAATATTTTTCCCCAGCAGAGACAGTAGTGTTTCTGTCCGGTGCACATGTTGAGACTAAATTTTGATCACAACCAACCAACCAAGAAAGTAAGTGATGAAAGTAAGTGATATGTTTCTTACTAGCTGCAAAGTTTACTAATCTTTTCTATGCAGTTACTTGTTAATACTGGATCATACCAATTAGAGAACCAAGATGCTTACATCACTCTTAATACCATATATATCTTCTTACCCTTCCTTTTGTTTCTTTAGCTTTCTCAGGTAACACAATCGTTATTTTCTCATGTAATACCATATATTAGATTAAGATCCGCGCCTTGGAAGGGATGAACATTATATATATAAATTATTTTATGTATTATATTTTTTATATATTATGAAATAATAAATATATATTGAACAATTAAAAAGTCTATAAGACTATAACTATTACATATACAATTAAATTGGTGCGAACATATAAATAAATTTTATTAATCCAAACAATATTTTTTTATTTGATAGGATGTATAATTAAATTTAAATGATATTAACATATATAGTATATTTTTAATATTAATGTCTATTAAATGATATTTTGTACTCATATGATTTTTTGATCATTTGTATCTTTTATATCAAAAACTTTAAATTACTCATAACAAAATTTTCTTTGGGTGATCAATAGTTTTAGTAATTTATAATTTTTTTTTAAATTAAGCTGTGAATGTTTGTTCAAAGATTTATCAAAAAAAATGTTCAAAGTAAATTTTGAAATTAAAATA
This sequence is a window from Brassica oleracea var. oleracea cultivar TO1000 chromosome C1, BOL, whole genome shotgun sequence. Protein-coding genes within it:
- the LOC106293722 gene encoding uncharacterized protein LOC106293722 codes for the protein MFRAMSTRKIHGGYKKLGEEEPSLKRVSSVPGSVYGNSRNLVQEVKKTPMVKPSGGSVHPLLSFFDVRFQKKKKKATKKNLATAKPEFARYMEYLKEGGV